The DNA window TGGCATTGCTGAGGACTTGCGATCGCTGCTCAAACGCGGCGATGTCATTCTTCTCAAAGGCTCGCGCGGAATGAAGATGGAAGACGTGCTTGCGAAATTATGAATGAGAAATTAGGAATGAGGAATTACATTTCTCATTCATGATTCCTAATTACTAATTACCCTACCATGCTGTACTATCTGTGGAATTGGATCAACCATGCGTTTGCGCCTCCGGGCGGTGAGCTCATCCGGTTCATCACGTTCCGCTCGGCAATGGCAGCGGTATCGGCACTGGCGATCAGTCTCTTCATTGGCCCGAAGATCATCGAACGACTTCGTCGCCTGCAGATCAGCGAGCAAGGGAAGGTCGAAGCGCCGAAAAATCATCTTTCAAAGGCGGGCACACCGATGATGGGCGGACTCATCATCCTCTTCGCTTGTCTTGCGCCGACACTCTTGTGGGCGGACATCGGCAACCTCTATATCATCGTGATCTTCATCTCGATGGCGATCATGGGCGGCATTGGGTTTCTTGATGACTACTTGAAAGTCGTCAAGAAGAAGAAAAAGGGACTCATCGCTCGCTACAAGCTCATGGGTCAAGTTGCAGTAGGGTTGTTGGTCGGTCTGACGATCATGCTCGCACCGGGACATTTCCCCGAGATCGCAACAGCGACAACAGTCCCGTTCTTCAAGAACCTCGTCTTCGAGTTCGGCAATGTACTTTACATTCCGTTCGTGATCTTCGTGATCACCGCGACATCGAATGCGGTGAATCTGACCGATGGCCTCGACGGACTTGCAGCCGGAACGGTCTCGATCGCATTCATTGCAGTCATGGCGCTGGCGTATTGTACCGGCAATCTTTCGCTCAGCGCATATCTGAACATCCCATACCTGCGGGGCTCGGGCGAACTAACAGTCTTTTGCGCCGCACTCATCGGCGCGTCGCTCGGCTTCTTGTGGTTCAATGCGAATCCGGCACAAGTGTTCATGGGCGATACAGGTTCGCTTGCGCTTGGCGGAGCGCTTGGGACGATCATGGTGTTGATCAAGAAGGAATTCGTGCTGCCGATCGTCGGTGGTATCTTCTTCCTCGAATCGCTCTCGGTGATCGCGCAAACGCTGTACTTCAAGTACACGCGCAAACGATTCGGCGAGGGCAAGCGCATCTTTAAGATGGCTCCGCTGCACCATCACTTCGAACTCTGCGGCTGGGCCGAACCCAAGATCGTTACGCGAGCATATATCGTCGCCATCCTGCTCGCCATTCTGATGCTGACCACGTTCAAAGTTCGTTAACGTTATGCAACTACGCGGCAAACGCTTCACCGTACTCGGTGCGGGAAAGTCGGGTCTTGCCAGCGTGAGGTTACTCCTGAAACGCCGCGCGAAGGTATTCCTTTCGGATGCCGCGCCGGCGAACAAGCATGCCGAGACGATCAAAGAGCTTGACGAACTCGGCGTGCAATACGAGTTCGGCGGCAATACACATCTCGTGCTCGAGGCCGACATGATCGTCAAGAGTCCGGGCGTACCGAACGAAGCACCAATCCTCGAGCTTGCACGCACGAAGCAGATCCCGATCATCGGCGAGATCGAACTCGCCGCCAGCGTCGCCGAAGCGCCCATCGTTGCGATCACCGGCACCAACGGCAAGACAACTGCGACTACACTTACCGGCGAGATCTTCAAAGACGCCGGTTGGAATACAACCGTGGCCGGCAATATCGGCACCGCATTCGCCGATGTCGCGGAGAACGCCGTCGGCGAGAAAGCAGTGAATGTGCTTGAAGTATCAAGCTTTCAGCTTGACAATATCAACGAGTTTCGGCCGAAGGTCGCGGCCATTTTGAATATCACGCCCGATCATCTCGATCGCTACAAGAACTACGAGGCGTATATCCAATCGAAGTTTCGCATCACCGAGAACCAGCGCGGCCACGACATCTTCGTGTATAACCACGACGACGAAGTAGTTCGCAGCTTCGCCGATTCGCTCAGTATTCGCACCTACGGCTTCTCGCTCAACGAGCAAATGAAGAACGGAGCGTTCATCGAGAATGGCGAGATGATCGTCCGGCTCGGCCGCGAACGCGAGGTCGTGATCGCAACCGAGAAGATCGGCATTCCCGGCCCGCATAATCTGATGAATGCGATGGCGGCTGTGCTGATCGCCCGTTCGATGGGCGTAGAGTACGAAAGCATCCGAAAGACACTCGAGCGCTTCAAAGGTGTCGAGCATCGCATTGAGTTCGTTCGTACCCTCGACGGTGTTTCGTATTACAACGACTCGAAAGCGACGAACGTCGATAGCGTCAAGTATGCTCTGCAGAGCTTTACGCAGCCGATCGTACTCATCGCCGGTGGCAAAGACAAAGGCAATGACTACAAGGCCATCAAAGAACTCGTGAAAGAGCACGTCAAGGCGATCGTCACCGTCGGTGACGGCGCGGCAAAGCTCGAGAAGTTCTTCAAGGATATCGTCCCACTGCATCCGGCAGGACATTCGATGGAGAAGGCCGTCGAGTTGGCCCGCGCAGCGGCAAGCAGTGGTGATGTAGTGCTCCTATCACCCGCCTGCGCAAGCTTCGATATGTTCGATAACTACGAGCATCGGGGACGGGTGTTCAAGGAGATCGTTTCAAAACTGCAGTAGTACTGCTGAACGAACACGCGGTCGAGGCATGCCTCGACCCTACGAAAGTGTGTTTTTCAATTCGTAATTTTCAATTCTCAATTTCCGATCATGAAGCCACGCAAAACGGCAGACTTGAGTCTGTTCATAACCGTGACGGGGCTCCTGCTGGCATCGATGGCCTTCGTCTATACGGCGAGCGCGTCGTTCTCGGTCGCCAAGACCGCGACGAGCGAAGGCATGCTGATCAAGCATGCGACAAAGGTCGTGCTCGCGATCGCGACGATGATTTTGTTCACCAAGATCGACTACCACAAGTACCAGGAGTATTCAAAGTGGTTGATGATGGTTGCCATCATCTTTCTCGGTGCGGTGCTTGTCGTCGGCCACACCGAGCTCGGTGCCAAGCGTTGGCTGCCGCTC is part of the Bacteroidota bacterium genome and encodes:
- a CDS encoding UDP-N-acetylmuramoyl-L-alanine--D-glutamate ligase codes for the protein MQLRGKRFTVLGAGKSGLASVRLLLKRRAKVFLSDAAPANKHAETIKELDELGVQYEFGGNTHLVLEADMIVKSPGVPNEAPILELARTKQIPIIGEIELAASVAEAPIVAITGTNGKTTATTLTGEIFKDAGWNTTVAGNIGTAFADVAENAVGEKAVNVLEVSSFQLDNINEFRPKVAAILNITPDHLDRYKNYEAYIQSKFRITENQRGHDIFVYNHDDEVVRSFADSLSIRTYGFSLNEQMKNGAFIENGEMIVRLGREREVVIATEKIGIPGPHNLMNAMAAVLIARSMGVEYESIRKTLERFKGVEHRIEFVRTLDGVSYYNDSKATNVDSVKYALQSFTQPIVLIAGGKDKGNDYKAIKELVKEHVKAIVTVGDGAAKLEKFFKDIVPLHPAGHSMEKAVELARAAASSGDVVLLSPACASFDMFDNYEHRGRVFKEIVSKLQ
- a CDS encoding phospho-N-acetylmuramoyl-pentapeptide-transferase, with the protein product MLYYLWNWINHAFAPPGGELIRFITFRSAMAAVSALAISLFIGPKIIERLRRLQISEQGKVEAPKNHLSKAGTPMMGGLIILFACLAPTLLWADIGNLYIIVIFISMAIMGGIGFLDDYLKVVKKKKKGLIARYKLMGQVAVGLLVGLTIMLAPGHFPEIATATTVPFFKNLVFEFGNVLYIPFVIFVITATSNAVNLTDGLDGLAAGTVSIAFIAVMALAYCTGNLSLSAYLNIPYLRGSGELTVFCAALIGASLGFLWFNANPAQVFMGDTGSLALGGALGTIMVLIKKEFVLPIVGGIFFLESLSVIAQTLYFKYTRKRFGEGKRIFKMAPLHHHFELCGWAEPKIVTRAYIVAILLAILMLTTFKVR